A region of Hippoglossus stenolepis isolate QCI-W04-F060 chromosome 7, HSTE1.2, whole genome shotgun sequence DNA encodes the following proteins:
- the si:ch1073-44g3.1 gene encoding UPF0461 protein C5orf24 homolog, with protein MMHQVTSSNSDYCMSGLAEDCHPASHFDLCSTQSNKFYPSPTNPSLQLSLAGLAPLPQGMHKAMACQMQDAQNDFQAQAARIRGSEAAGPDGSKKKKGIVKSGRRGRPSGTTKSAGYRTSTGRPLGTTRAAGFKTSPGRPLGTTKAAGYKVSPGRPPGSIKSLARLKKLEFGCDSSKKLDFSNCSVPKKLDFTGCDVPPFPYTMMEKRDLCEPSSKVDESRE; from the coding sequence ATGATGCATCAAGTGACCAGCAGCAACAGTGACTATTGCATGAGTGGCCTGGCAGAGGACTGTCACCCAGCCAGCCACTTTGACTTATGTAGCACGCAGTCCAACAAATTCTACCCCTCTCCCACAAACCCAAGCTTGCAGCTGTCTCTCGCCGGCCTCGCCCCCTTGCCACAGGGCATGCACAAAGCCATGGCGTGCCAAATGCAAGACGCCCAGAACGACTTCCAGGCTCAGGCGGCGAGAATCCGTGGCAGTGAGGCTGCAGGGCCCGATGGCTCCAAAAAGAAGAAGGGCATAGTGAAGTCAGGCCGGAGAGGGAGACCATCAGGCACCACAAAGTCTGCCGGTTACCGTACAAGTACTGGACGGCCGCTCGGAACAACTAGGGCAGCTGGGTTCAAAACCAGCCCGGGGAGGCCCCTTGGTACCACCAAAGCAGCAGGATACAAGGTCAGCCCCGGTAGGCCCCCCGGCAGCATCAAGAGTCTCGCCCGGCTCAAGAAGCTGGAGTTCGGTTGCGACAGCAGCAAGAAACTTGACTTTAGCAACTGCAGTGTTCCCAAGAAACTGGACTTCACTGGCTGTGATGTCCCACCTTTTCCATACACCATGATGGAGAAAAGAGACCTCTGTGAGCCCAGTAGCAAAGTGGACGAGTCCAGAGAATAG